One genomic region from Drosophila busckii strain San Diego stock center, stock number 13000-0081.31 chromosome 3R, ASM1175060v1, whole genome shotgun sequence encodes:
- the LOC108601441 gene encoding neprilysin-4, whose amino-acid sequence MSRHNTLKLALPQVHSITAAPQARPAQRGVKLGLGVNQQTGRVQWCPGLTCCKLLLLIPVVMLPLTLVLLLLLRLDGMLQALQLREQRAQSMEPTLVVPAYLEDYESLLPEGDSYNELINDEFLVPQARRAQLETQAAARAKRCLPYRYTNGETLELEERSILMKDARTSFLPYGISLGAMPRECLQNELDTEVVEDARSSEQEGSHKKAIPKRFPDTYYLSNGRARREAEEQTERDLAAQIIETTAALQSFWNEQGTRDDIRKTQAKTMQRYMNTKVDPCVDFYKYACGNWEKLHPIPKDKAGFDTFEMLRESLDLVLRNLLEKNAHTVNAEAHGRNTLFKLNEPEPQAAQQQSVELLAKRLRRHIVERRSLFNRVLVRYKRFTNGTKRKRLIDTTREKTQEAEATTLNKDLSKDKFKDEQADIVQAAKAEFLKPQYDARLKAKNLYKSCVNSELLNARGLEPLHTLISQLGGWPVLDADWQSTHFDWQQLAATLRRYNNDILIVQWVGADIKNSEENIIQFDQTGLGLPTREYFLQQNNAKYLLAYQRYMSEVMHKLGASRQRALQTAAELIAFETQLARITAPAEQRLNVTKLYKRMSLQQLQTEVPQIKWAAYLSTLQDRSVGEQEQVVIYAVDYMKQLVRLLDETEPRTIANYMMWRFVRHRINNVDDRFDDIKQHFYHALFGREESPQRWKVCIAQVNTNMGMAVGSMFVSRYFDDNSKRDTLRMTHELQQAFRDILKTTDWLDHATKQLAEDKVNAMSLKIGYPDFILNAAELNEKYAGIDIHADKYFENTLNVLLHTARMEQTKLHERVNKTNWQTAPAIVNAYYSRNKNQIMFPAGILQPPFYHRHFPKSLNFGGIGVVIGHELTHGFDDKGRLFDSNGNIHKWWTDSSIRGFDERARCIISQYGNYTVEEVGIALNGESTQGENIADNGGLRQAFHAYKRWTSDHPQEARDEMLPGLNMTGPQLFFLNFGQVWCGAMRPEAMRNKLNTAIHSPGRYRVIGTLSNSYDFAREFHCMPGTPMNPINKCSVW is encoded by the exons atgagtcGTCATAATACGTTGAAGCTGGCGCTGCCGCAGGTGCACAGCATAACAGCAGCGCCGCAGGCGCGTCCAGCTCAACGTGGCGTTAAGCTGGGCCTGGGCGTTAATCAACAGACTGGGCGTGTGCAGTGGTGTCCTGGTCTGACCTGCTGCAAACTGCTTCTACTGATTCCAGTTGTAATGCTGCCATTGacgctggtgctgctgctgctgctgcggctggaCGGAAtgctgcaggcgctgcagctgcgcgaGCAGCGTGCACAGAGCATGGAGCCGACGCTAGTGGTGCCTGCATATCTGGAGGATTACGAGTCGCTGCTGCCAGAGGGCGACAGCTACAATGAGCTGATCAATGATGAGTTTCTGGTGCCGCAGGCTAGACGCGCGCAGCTGGAAACGCAGGCAGCGGCGCGTGCCAAGCGCTGTCTGCCCTATCGCTATACAAATGGCGAAACCTTGGAGCTGGAGGAGCGCAGCATTTTAATGAAGGATGCGCGCACTTCCTTTTTGCCATACGGCATTAGTTTGGGCGCCATGCCACGCGAGTGCCTGCAAAACGAACTGGATACGGAGGTGGTGGAGGATGCGCGCAGCTCGGAGCAGGAAGGCAGCCATAAGAAGGCCATACCCAAGCGCTTTCCAGACACATATTACCTAAGCAATGGACGTGCCAGACGCGAGGCGGAAGAACAAACGGAGCGCGACTTGGCAGCGCAGATTATAGAGACGACAGCGGCGCTGCAGTCGTTCTGGAACGAGCAGGGCACACGCGATGACATACGCAAGACCCAAGCAAAGACTATGCAGCGCTATATGAACACCAAAGTGGATCCCTGCGTGGACTTCTATAAATACGCCTGCGGTAATTGGGAAAAGCTGCATCCCATACCCAAGGACAAGGCGGGATTCGATACATTTGAAATGCTGCGCGAGAGTTTGGATCTGGTGCTGCGCAATCTGCTGGAGAAAAATGCGCATACAGTAAACGCCGAGGCACATGGACGCAATACGCTGTTTAAGCTCAACGAGCCGGAGCcgcaggcagcgcagcagcagtccgtcgagctgctggccaagcgtCTGCGCCGGCACATTGTGGAGCGCCGCTCGCTGTTCAATCGCGTGCTGGTGCGTTATAAGCGCTTCACCAATGGCACCAAGCGCAAGCGTCTGATAGACACGACGCGCGAGAAGACGCAAGAGGCAGAGGCTACAACGTTGAACAAAGACTTGAGCAAGGATAAGTTTAAGGATGAGCAGGCAGACATTGTGCAGGCAGCCAAGGCGGAGTTTCTCAAGCCGCAGTACGATGCGCGACTCAAGGCCAAGAATCTGTACAAATCCTGTGTGAATAGCGAACTGCTGAATGCGCGTGGCCTGGAGCCGCTGCATACGCTCATCAGTCAACTGGGCGGCTGGCCCGTGCTGGACGCCGACTGGCAGAGCACGCACTTTGACTGGCAGCAACTGGCGGCCACGCTGCGTCGCTACAACAACGACATACTCATTGTGCAGTGGGTGGGCGCTGACATCAAGAACAGCGAGGAGAACATTATACAATTCGATCAGACGGGCCTGGGACTGCCCACGCGCGAATATTTCCTGCAGCAAAACAATGCCAAGTATTTGCTCGCCTATCAGCGCTACATGTCCGAGGTGATGCACAAACTGGGCGCCAGTCGCCAGCGCGCGCTGCAAACTGCCGCGGAGCTGATTGCCTTTGAGACGCAGCTGGCAAGGATTACAGCGCCAGCAGAGCAGCGTCTAAATGTTACCAAG CTCTACAAGCGCATGTcgttgcaacagctgcagacGGAGGTGCCGCAAATCAAGTGGGCTGCTTATTTGAGCACGCTGCAGGATCGCAGCGTTGGCGAGCAGGAGCAGGTGGTCATCTATGCAGTGGACTATATGAAGCAGCTGGTGCGGCTGCTGGACGAAACAGAGCCACGCACCATTGCCAACTATATGATGTGGCGCTTTGTGCGGCATCGCATCAACAATGTGGACGATCGCTTTGATGACATCAAGCAGCACTTTTACCACGCGCTCTTTGGACGCGAGGAGAGTCCGCAGCGCTGGAAGGTGTGCATTGCACAGGTGAACACCAACATGGGCATGGCGGTGGGCTCAATGTTTGTCAGTCGCTATTTCGACGACAACAGCAAGCGGGATACGCTGCGCATGACGCACGAGCTGCAGCAGGCGTTCCGGGACATACTCAAGACTACGGATTGGCTAGACCATGCCACCAAGCAGCTGGCGGAGGACAAGGTGAACGCCATGTCGCTGAAAATTGGCTACCCcgactttattttaaatgccgCGGAGTTAAATGAAAAGTATGCTGGCATCGATATACATGCGGATAAATATTTCGAGAATACATTGAATGTGCTGCTGCATACGGCGCGCATGGAGCAGACCAAGCTGCATGAGCGCGTGAACAAAACGAACTGGCAAACGGCGCCGGCCATTGTCAATGCTTACTACAGTCGCAACAAGAATCAGATTATGTTTCCTGCGGGCATATTGCAGCCTCCGTTCTACCATCGCCACTTTCCCAAGTCGTTGAACTTTGGCGGCATTGGCGTCGTCATAGGGCATGAGCTAACGCACGGCTTTGACGACAAGGGGCGGCTGTTcgacagcaatggcaacataCACAAATGGTGGACCGATAGCTCCATACGTGGCTTTGATGAGCGCGCGCGCTGCATAATCTCGCAGTATGGCAACTATACAGTGGAGGAGGTGGGCATTGCGCTCAATGGCGAGAGCACGCAGG GTGAGAACATAGCAGACAATGGCGGCCTGCGTCAGGCGTTCCATGCCTACAAACGCTGGACGAGCGATCATCCGCAGGAGGCGCGTGATGAAATGCTGCCAGGACTGAATATGACTGGACCGCAGCTATTCTTTCTCAACTTTGGTCAAGTCTGGTGCGGCGCTATGCGTCCTGAGGCTATGCGCAATAAGCTAAACACAGCCATACACAGTCCGGGACGTTATCGCGTCATTGGCACGCTCTCCAATTCCTATGACTTTGCTCGCGAGTTCCATTGCATGCCAGGCACGCCCATGAATCCCATCAACAAATGCAGCGTCTGGTAG
- the LOC108601854 gene encoding histidine-rich protein PFHRP-II, with protein sequence MKPFLIAAALLISTVSASWHGAVSTQYQHLDPHSHTYSYGYADPNSQKHETRAHDGTTHGSYSYVDGHGHLQSVSYTADPHHGFNAVGTNLPQASAVAHHHAPAVAHHYAHAHAYPVLTHAGVPVDTPEVQHAKAAHAAAHAAAAHNAHGHHLYKRSIYGGAWAYGGAAHNGAPVDTPEVQHAKAAHFAAHAAARSGHGHAIAPVAHAGYHVPVIHNGVPVDTPEVQHAKAAHFAALSQASAHSSSHSSGSWDDGHYNGQYDGHYDGSWDAGHDSHAHSYASNYAHKGPIHIPVIHNGVPVEPAEVQHARAAHLKAVAAASHGGGAYYGGSAHHEDDGQYHAHYNHY encoded by the exons ATGAAGCCTTTC CTAATCGCTGCAGCTTTGCTCATCTCAACGGTGTCGGCCTCTTGGCACGGCGCTGTTTCCACACAATACCAGCATCTGGATCCCCATAGCCACACCTACTCGTATGGCTACGCCGATCCCAACTCACAGAAACACGAGACGCGTGCTCACGATGGCACCACCCACGGCTCCTACTCCTATGTCGATGGCCACGGTCATTTGCAGTCCGTTTCGTATACCGCTGATCCTCATCACGGCTTCAATGCTGTGGGCACCAATCTGCCACAGGCCTCGGCTGTTGCTCATCATCATGCTCCAGCTGTGGCGCATCACTACGCTCATGCTCATGCTTATCCCGTGCTGACTCACGCCGGCGTGCCTGTGGACACTCCCGAGGTGCAGCACGCCAAGGCTGCTCATGCTGCCgcccacgctgctgctgctcacaatGCGCATGGCCATCATTTGTACAAGCGTTCCATCTATGGTGGTGCCTGGGCTTATGGTGGTGCTGCTCACAATGGCGCTCCCGTCGACACTCCCGAAGTGCAGCACGCCAAGGCTGCTCACTTTGCTGCTCATGCCGCTGCGCGCTCTGGTCATGGACACGCTATTGCTCCCGTTGCCCACGCCGGCTACCATGTGCCTGTGATCCACAATGGTGTGCCCGTCGACACTCCCGAGGTGCAGCACGCCAAGGCTGCGCACTTTGCTGCGCTCTCGCAGGCCTCCGCTCACAGCAGCTCGCACAGCTCTGGCTCCTGGGATGATGGTCACTACAATGGCCAGTACGATGGACACTACGATGGCAGCTGGGATGCCGGACAcgacagccacgcccacagctaTGCCAGCAACTATGCGCACAAGGGTCCCATTCACATTCCAGTCATACACAACGGTGTGCCCGTCGAGCCCGCAGAGGTGCAACATGCGCGTGCTGCTCATCTGaaggctgtggctgctgccagTCACGGCGGTGGCGCCTACTACGGCGGCTCAGCTCATCACGAGGATGATGGACAGTACCATGCGCACTACAATCATTACTAA
- the LOC108602194 gene encoding glutamate receptor ionotropic, kainate 2 isoform X1, which yields MQFWLITLILLWPNLCQVQSYGGSRYGGNREQSIRIGLITDDESDHIRQTFEHAIAVVNNDLSVPLQGEVEHVNYGNSLLAFGQLCRLMQSGVGAVFGPSARHTAAHLLTACDAKDIPFVYPHLSWNAQTDGFNLHPHPQDIAHALYDIITQFDWSRFIFCYESSEYLTILDELISLYGIKGPVIKVMRYDLNLNGNYKSVLRRIRKSEDSRIVVVGSTEGVAELLRQAQQVGIMNEDYTYLVGNLDLHTYELEEYKYSEANITGLRMFDPAKKEVRDLLETLHQQMGEDTTQAENPGATTITLAMALTYDAVRVIAEASKLVPYQPAQLNCSERHDNVQPDGSTFRNYMRSLEILNKTITGRIFFQGNVRKGFSFDVIELQPDGLVKVGTWEEGKDFEFKRPPQVAHFQDNEENSLVNKTFNVLISVPNKPYASLVESINTLIGNSQYEGYGIDLIKELAEKLGFNFTFINGGNDYGSFNKSTNITTGMLKEIVEGRADLAIADLTITSEREEVIDFSLPFMNLGIAILYITPQKAEPALFSFMDPFSKEVWLYLGLAYLGVTLCLFVLGRLSPSEWDNPYPCIEEPEELENQFSINNSLWFTTGALLQQGSEIAPKALSTRTISSIWWFFTLIMVSSYTANLAAFLTIVNPTSSIDNVEDLANNKDEVQYGAKRTGSTRNFFLTSEDPIYMKMNEYMTTHPEMLTETNQDGVKKVKASTKYAFLMESTSIEFNTVRECNLTKIGDALDEKGYGIAMVKNWPYRDKFNNALLELQEQGVLARLKKKWWNEIGAGVCSASSDDSGPSELGMDNLSGIYAVLIVGSILTFIFSILYWCIFVFKKAKFYDVHFTDALVEEFKIVISFSENERILKSAQSVYSRSRNSSSQSIESIETDSEDHTPQH from the exons ATGCAATTTTGGCTAATTACTTTAATACTACTTTGGCCTAATCTTTGCCAAGTGCAGAGCTATGGAGGCAGCAGATATGGAGGCAATCGCGAGCAGTCCATACGCATAG GTCTTATCACCGATGATGAGAGCGATCACATACGCCAGACCTTTGAGCATGCCATAGCGGTGGTCAATAATGATCTGAGTGTGCCACTCCAGGGCGAGGTGGAGCATGTAAACTATGGCAATTCGCTGCTCGCCTTTGGGCAGCTATGCAGACTAATGCAG aGCGGCGTTGGTGCTGTGTTTGGTCCCTCGGCCAGGCACACAGCAGCGCATTTGCTTACAGCCTGCGATGCCAAGGACATACCTTTTGTCTATCCACATTTGTCTTGGAATGCACAAACAGATGGCTTCAATCTGCATCCGCATCCACAGGATATAGCGCATGCGCTTTATGATATTATAACGCAATTTGACTGGTcgcgttttatattttgctacgAGTCTT CGGAGTATCTAACCATATTGGATGAGCTTATAAGTCTTTATGGCATCAAAGGACCTGTTATAAAGGTCATGCGCTATGATCTCAATCTGAATGGCAACTACAAGTCTGTACTGCGACGCATACGCAAATCCGAGGACAgtcgcattgttgttgttggctccACCGAAGGCGTAGCTGAGCTGCTTAGGCAAGCGCAGCAGGTGGGCATTATGAATGAGGACTATACTTATCTTGTAGGCAATCTAGACTTGCATACCTATGAGCTGGAGGAGTACAAGTACAGTGAAGCTAACATTACAGGTCTGCGCATGTTTGATCCAGCTAAAAAAGAAGTGCGCGATTTGCTGGAAACGCTGCATCAACAAATGGGCGAGGATACAACGCAAGCTGAAAATCCTG gTGCCACAACCATTACGCTGGCCATGGCCTTGACCTATGATGCAGTGCGTGTCATTGCAGAGGCTTCCAAGCTTGTGCCCTATCAGCCAGCACAGCTGAACTGCTCCGAGCGTCATGACAATGTGCAGCCAGATGGCTCCACTTTTAGAAACTACATGAGATCG ctggAAATTCTGAATAAAACCATAACTGGGCGCATATTCTTTCAAGGAAATGTGCGCAAAGGCTTTAGCTTTGATGTTATTGAGCTGCAGCCTGATGGCTTGGTTAAGGTTGGCACCTGGGAGGAAGGCAAGGACTTTGAATTCAAGCGACCACCACAAGTAGCGCATTTCCAGGATAACGAAGAAAACTCGCTGGttaacaaaacatttaatgtGCTTATATCAGTGCCA AACAAGCCCTATGCTAGTTTGGTAGAGAGCATCAACACATTAATTGGCAACAGTCAGTACGAAGGATATGGCATTGATCTAATCAAAGAGCTTGCGGAAAAGTTGggatttaattttacttttattaatgGCGGCAATGACTACGGCTCTTTTAATAAAAGTACTAATATAACTACGGGCATGTTGAAGGAAATTGTTGAAGGC CGCGCTGATCTTGCCATTGCTGATCTCACTATAACTTCAGAGCGTGAGGAAGTCATTGACTTTTCACTGCCGTTTATGAATTTGG GCAttgctattttatatataacaccACAAAAAGCAGAGCCAGCACTCTTTTCTTTTATGGATCCTTTCTCCAAAGAAGTTTGGCTCTATCTAGGTCTAGCCTATTTGGGCGTTACCTTATGCCTTTTTGTGCTAGGCAGACTGTCGCCTTCGGAATGGGATAATCCGTATCCATGCATTGAAGAGCCTGAAGAGCTGGAGAATCAGTTTTCCATAAACAATTCGCTTTGGTTTACTACTggagcgctgctgcagcaaggCTCAGAAATTGCGCCAAA AGCGCTTAGCACACGCACTATATCTAGTATATGGTggttttttactttaattatggTGTCTTCGTATACTGCCAACTTGGCTGCTTTTTTAACAATTGTCAATCCTACAAGTTCCATTGACAATGTTGAGGATTTGGCAAATAATAAGGACGAAGTGCAGTATGGCGCCAAGCGTACAGGCTCTACAAgaaatttctttttg ACCTCTGAAGATCCTATATACATGAAAATGAATGAATATATGACCACTCATCCGGAAATGCTGACAGAAACCAATCAAGACGGCGTTAAGAAAGTTAAAGCAAGCACCAAATATGCATTTCTCATGGAGTCCACTTCGATTGAGTTCAATACGGTGCGCGAATGTAATTTAACCAAAATAGGCGATGCGCTGGATGAGAAAGGCTATGGCATTGCAATGGTTAAAA attGGCCATATCGCGACAAGTTCAATAATGCTTTGCTGGAGCTGCAAGAGCAGGGCGTGCTGGCCAGGCTTAAAAAGAAATGGTGGAATGAAATTGGCGCCGGAGTCTGCAGC GCCAGCAGTGATGACAGCGGCCCCTCTGAGCTGGGCATGGATAACTTGAGTGGCATCTACGCTGTGCTAATTGTTGGCTCAATTCTAACTTTTATATTCTCCATACTTTATTGgtgcatatttg
- the LOC108602194 gene encoding glutamate receptor ionotropic, kainate 2 isoform X2, protein MQFWLITLILLWPNLCQVQSYGGSRYGGNREQSIRIGLITDDESDHIRQTFEHAIAVVNNDLSVPLQGEVEHVNYGNSLLAFGQLCRLMQSGVGAVFGPSARHTAAHLLTACDAKDIPFVYPHLSWNAQTDGFNLHPHPQDIAHALYDIITQFDWSRFIFCYESSEYLTILDELISLYGIKGPVIKVMRYDLNLNGNYKSVLRRIRKSEDSRIVVVGSTEGVAELLRQAQQVGIMNEDYTYLVGNLDLHTYELEEYKYSEANITGLRMFDPAKKEVRDLLETLHQQMGEDTTQAENPAGATTITLAMALTYDAVRVIAEASKLVPYQPAQLNCSERHDNVQPDGSTFRNYMRSLEILNKTITGRIFFQGNVRKGFSFDVIELQPDGLVKVGTWEEGKDFEFKRPPQVAHFQDNEENSLVNKTFNVLISVPNKPYASLVESINTLIGNSQYEGYGIDLIKELAEKLGFNFTFINGGNDYGSFNKSTNITTGMLKEIVEGRADLAIADLTITSEREEVIDFSLPFMNLGIAILYITPQKAEPALFSFMDPFSKEVWLYLGLAYLGVTLCLFVLGRLSPSEWDNPYPCIEEPEELENQFSINNSLWFTTGALLQQGSEIAPKALSTRTISSIWWFFTLIMVSSYTANLAAFLTIVNPTSSIDNVEDLANNKDEVQYGAKRTGSTRNFFLTSEDPIYMKMNEYMTTHPEMLTETNQDGVKKVKASTKYAFLMESTSIEFNTVRECNLTKIGDALDEKGYGIAMVKNWPYRDKFNNALLELQEQGVLARLKKKWWNEIGAGVCSASSDDSGPSELGMDNLSGIYAVLIVGSILTFIFSILYWCIFVFKKAKFYDVHFTDALVEEFKIVISFSENERILKSAQSVYSRSRNSSSQSIESIETDSEDHTPQH, encoded by the exons ATGCAATTTTGGCTAATTACTTTAATACTACTTTGGCCTAATCTTTGCCAAGTGCAGAGCTATGGAGGCAGCAGATATGGAGGCAATCGCGAGCAGTCCATACGCATAG GTCTTATCACCGATGATGAGAGCGATCACATACGCCAGACCTTTGAGCATGCCATAGCGGTGGTCAATAATGATCTGAGTGTGCCACTCCAGGGCGAGGTGGAGCATGTAAACTATGGCAATTCGCTGCTCGCCTTTGGGCAGCTATGCAGACTAATGCAG aGCGGCGTTGGTGCTGTGTTTGGTCCCTCGGCCAGGCACACAGCAGCGCATTTGCTTACAGCCTGCGATGCCAAGGACATACCTTTTGTCTATCCACATTTGTCTTGGAATGCACAAACAGATGGCTTCAATCTGCATCCGCATCCACAGGATATAGCGCATGCGCTTTATGATATTATAACGCAATTTGACTGGTcgcgttttatattttgctacgAGTCTT CGGAGTATCTAACCATATTGGATGAGCTTATAAGTCTTTATGGCATCAAAGGACCTGTTATAAAGGTCATGCGCTATGATCTCAATCTGAATGGCAACTACAAGTCTGTACTGCGACGCATACGCAAATCCGAGGACAgtcgcattgttgttgttggctccACCGAAGGCGTAGCTGAGCTGCTTAGGCAAGCGCAGCAGGTGGGCATTATGAATGAGGACTATACTTATCTTGTAGGCAATCTAGACTTGCATACCTATGAGCTGGAGGAGTACAAGTACAGTGAAGCTAACATTACAGGTCTGCGCATGTTTGATCCAGCTAAAAAAGAAGTGCGCGATTTGCTGGAAACGCTGCATCAACAAATGGGCGAGGATACAACGCAAGCTGAAAATCCTG caggTGCCACAACCATTACGCTGGCCATGGCCTTGACCTATGATGCAGTGCGTGTCATTGCAGAGGCTTCCAAGCTTGTGCCCTATCAGCCAGCACAGCTGAACTGCTCCGAGCGTCATGACAATGTGCAGCCAGATGGCTCCACTTTTAGAAACTACATGAGATCG ctggAAATTCTGAATAAAACCATAACTGGGCGCATATTCTTTCAAGGAAATGTGCGCAAAGGCTTTAGCTTTGATGTTATTGAGCTGCAGCCTGATGGCTTGGTTAAGGTTGGCACCTGGGAGGAAGGCAAGGACTTTGAATTCAAGCGACCACCACAAGTAGCGCATTTCCAGGATAACGAAGAAAACTCGCTGGttaacaaaacatttaatgtGCTTATATCAGTGCCA AACAAGCCCTATGCTAGTTTGGTAGAGAGCATCAACACATTAATTGGCAACAGTCAGTACGAAGGATATGGCATTGATCTAATCAAAGAGCTTGCGGAAAAGTTGggatttaattttacttttattaatgGCGGCAATGACTACGGCTCTTTTAATAAAAGTACTAATATAACTACGGGCATGTTGAAGGAAATTGTTGAAGGC CGCGCTGATCTTGCCATTGCTGATCTCACTATAACTTCAGAGCGTGAGGAAGTCATTGACTTTTCACTGCCGTTTATGAATTTGG GCAttgctattttatatataacaccACAAAAAGCAGAGCCAGCACTCTTTTCTTTTATGGATCCTTTCTCCAAAGAAGTTTGGCTCTATCTAGGTCTAGCCTATTTGGGCGTTACCTTATGCCTTTTTGTGCTAGGCAGACTGTCGCCTTCGGAATGGGATAATCCGTATCCATGCATTGAAGAGCCTGAAGAGCTGGAGAATCAGTTTTCCATAAACAATTCGCTTTGGTTTACTACTggagcgctgctgcagcaaggCTCAGAAATTGCGCCAAA AGCGCTTAGCACACGCACTATATCTAGTATATGGTggttttttactttaattatggTGTCTTCGTATACTGCCAACTTGGCTGCTTTTTTAACAATTGTCAATCCTACAAGTTCCATTGACAATGTTGAGGATTTGGCAAATAATAAGGACGAAGTGCAGTATGGCGCCAAGCGTACAGGCTCTACAAgaaatttctttttg ACCTCTGAAGATCCTATATACATGAAAATGAATGAATATATGACCACTCATCCGGAAATGCTGACAGAAACCAATCAAGACGGCGTTAAGAAAGTTAAAGCAAGCACCAAATATGCATTTCTCATGGAGTCCACTTCGATTGAGTTCAATACGGTGCGCGAATGTAATTTAACCAAAATAGGCGATGCGCTGGATGAGAAAGGCTATGGCATTGCAATGGTTAAAA attGGCCATATCGCGACAAGTTCAATAATGCTTTGCTGGAGCTGCAAGAGCAGGGCGTGCTGGCCAGGCTTAAAAAGAAATGGTGGAATGAAATTGGCGCCGGAGTCTGCAGC GCCAGCAGTGATGACAGCGGCCCCTCTGAGCTGGGCATGGATAACTTGAGTGGCATCTACGCTGTGCTAATTGTTGGCTCAATTCTAACTTTTATATTCTCCATACTTTATTGgtgcatatttg